A genomic region of Cannabis sativa cultivar Pink pepper isolate KNU-18-1 chromosome 1, ASM2916894v1, whole genome shotgun sequence contains the following coding sequences:
- the LOC133034989 gene encoding uncharacterized protein LOC133034989: MLLQFMMEIKSSIKVLETQVGQLAAQNTNKTQGNLPSTTEVKLKENCNAIILRSGKTYDEPNKDKPKEEEDEESAPTPQEEKKTTDILQQKETPPPINIDHHIKILYPQRLYKNKMDKQFSKFLEIFKKMHINIPFIEALEQMLTYLKFMKDILSKKRKLEEFDMVALTEECSAVLQKKLPPKLKDPSSFNIPCSIGGLIQTKTLCDLGTSINLMPLSMFKRLKLGEAKPTTMILKMADRSLTHPRGIIEDVLVKVDENTPIILGRPFLARGRALIDVQKGSYSCVFKKKKKLSRYLPQLKFLLVVEWKL, translated from the exons ATGTTACTGCAATTCATGATGGAGATTAAATCTTCCATTAAGGTCTTGGAAACCCAGGTGGGGCAGTTGGCTGCGCAAAACACTAACAAGACTCAAGGTAACTTGCCGAGCACTACTGAAGTCAAGCTAAAGGAGAACTGTAATGCAATTATCTTGAGAAGTGGTAAGACCTATGATGAGCCAAACAAAGATAAGCCAAAAgaggaagaagacgaagaaTCAGCACCTACACCACAAGAGGAGAAGAAGACTACTGACATTCTTCAACAAAAAGAAACACCACCTCCCATCAACATTGACCATCACATCAAAATTCTTTATCCTCAAAGACTTTACAAGAATAAGATGGATAAGCAGTTTTCGAAATTTCTTGAAATATTCAAGAAAATGCACATCAACATCCCATTCATAGAGGCTTTGGAGCAGATGCTAACTTACCTAAAGTTCATGAAGGACATCCTATCCAAGAAAAGGAAGTTGGAAGAGTTTGATATGGTGGCACTTACTGAGGAGTGCAGCGCAGtcctgcaaaagaaactaccacccaagcttaaagatccgagTAGTTTCAATATCCCATGCTCAATAGGGGGTTTGATACAAACAAAAACTTTATGTGATCTGGGAACAAGTATCAACTTAATGCCCCTATCTATGTTTAAAAGATTAAAATTAGGAGAAGCCAAGCCCACAACAATGATTTTAAAAATGGCAGATCGTTCGTTGACTCATCCTCGGGGTATAATCGAAGATGTTTTGGTAAAGGTTG ATGAGAATACTCCTAtcattttgggaagaccattcctaGCAAGAGGGAGAGCGTTAATTGATGTACAGAAGGGGAGTTATAGTTGCGTgttcaaaaagaagaagaaactttCAAGGTATTTGCCACAACTGAAATTCCTACTTGTTGTCGAGTGGAAGTTGTAA